A region of Leclercia adecarboxylata DNA encodes the following proteins:
- a CDS encoding oxidoreductase, with protein sequence MTLHCAFIGFGKSTTRYHLPYVLTRKASWHVAHIFRRHPKPEEQSPQYSHIHFTSDLDEVLNDPEVKLVIVCTHADSHFEYAKRALEAGKNVLVEKPFTPTMAEAKELFELARSKGLTVSPYQNRRFDTCFLTAKQAIESGKLGNIVEVESHFDYYRPVAETKPGLPQDGSFYGLGVHTMDQIISLFGRPDHVAYDIRSLRNKANPDDTFEAQLFYGDLKAIVKTSHLVKIDYPKFIVHGTKGSFIKYGIDQQETSLKANIMPGEPGFAADDSVGVLEYVNDAGVTVKEEIKPGTGDYGQVYDALFETLTSGAPNYVKEIEVMTNLEILERAFEQASPATVTLAR encoded by the coding sequence ATGACACTACATTGCGCATTTATTGGATTTGGCAAAAGCACCACCCGCTATCACCTTCCGTATGTTCTTACCCGTAAAGCCAGCTGGCACGTGGCGCACATCTTCCGCCGCCACCCGAAACCGGAAGAGCAGTCCCCGCAGTACTCCCATATTCACTTCACCAGCGATCTCGACGAGGTACTGAACGATCCTGAAGTGAAGCTGGTGATCGTCTGTACTCATGCCGACAGCCATTTTGAGTACGCGAAACGCGCCCTGGAAGCCGGTAAAAACGTGCTGGTGGAAAAGCCGTTCACCCCGACGATGGCCGAAGCAAAAGAGCTCTTCGAGCTGGCCCGCAGCAAAGGGCTGACCGTCAGCCCGTATCAGAACCGCCGCTTCGACACCTGCTTCCTCACCGCGAAACAGGCCATTGAGAGCGGCAAGCTGGGCAACATCGTCGAAGTTGAAAGCCACTTCGATTACTACCGTCCGGTGGCCGAGACCAAACCCGGCCTGCCGCAGGACGGCTCGTTCTACGGCCTCGGCGTGCACACCATGGATCAAATCATCTCCCTGTTCGGTCGCCCGGACCACGTGGCCTATGACATCCGCAGCCTGCGTAACAAAGCTAATCCTGACGATACCTTTGAAGCGCAGCTGTTCTACGGCGACCTGAAGGCAATCGTCAAAACCAGCCATCTGGTGAAAATCGACTACCCGAAATTCATCGTCCACGGCACCAAAGGCTCGTTTATCAAATACGGTATCGACCAGCAGGAGACCAGCCTGAAAGCCAACATCATGCCGGGCGAGCCAGGGTTTGCGGCGGATGATTCCGTGGGCGTGCTGGAGTACGTTAACGACGCGGGCGTGACGGTGAAAGAGGAGATCAAACCGGGCACCGGCGACTACGGTCAGGTCTACGACGCGCTGTTTGAAACCCTCACCAGCGGCGCCCCTAATTACGTCAAGGAAATTGAAGTGATGACCAACCTTGAAATCCTTGAACGGGCCTTTGAACAGGCTTCACCTGCCACAGTAACCCTTGCCAGATAA
- a CDS encoding bactofilin family protein — translation MDRKYLALNSALLFWLLALVAWCFNARSLTWLFAALTLMAFAIPLLSNQVNLMFKKQKITEIDKPEMIAPAPVSEKEPTAVEKHGTTVIASDVHFEGNIVSGGHVYVHGTLTGNIDSKESLIKIMRGGQVEGNITCRELIVDGKVIGQCSGDAIEICENGQVTGTLLYRTLAVKKGGVFSGQAEVLPAIVEKNNVVGMVKENVPDAPELIPLQKL, via the coding sequence ATGGACAGAAAATATCTCGCGTTGAATAGCGCACTTCTCTTCTGGCTGCTCGCCCTGGTCGCCTGGTGCTTTAACGCCCGCTCCCTGACGTGGCTGTTCGCGGCATTGACCCTAATGGCTTTTGCTATTCCCCTCTTATCTAATCAGGTCAACCTTATGTTTAAAAAGCAAAAAATCACCGAAATTGACAAGCCAGAGATGATCGCACCGGCCCCGGTCAGCGAGAAAGAGCCCACCGCGGTGGAGAAACACGGCACCACCGTTATCGCCAGCGATGTGCACTTTGAAGGCAATATCGTCTCAGGCGGACACGTCTACGTTCACGGTACGCTGACCGGCAATATCGACTCCAAAGAGAGCCTGATAAAAATCATGCGCGGCGGCCAGGTGGAGGGAAACATCACCTGCCGGGAGCTGATTGTCGATGGCAAGGTTATCGGCCAGTGCAGCGGCGATGCCATTGAGATCTGCGAAAACGGTCAGGTCACGGGCACCCTGCTCTACCGGACGCTGGCGGTCAAAAAGGGCGGTGTGTTTTCCGGCCAGGCGGAGGTGTTACCCGCTATTGTGGAGAAGAATAACGTGGTGGGCATGGTGAAAGAGAACGTGCCTGACGCGCCTGAACTCATACCGTTGCAAAAGCTTTAG
- the yhhY gene encoding N-acetyltransferase: MSEIVIRHVEAADAEALRQLNAHPGVYHNTLQLPHPSMEMWQERVMRKPGRRQLVACLDDKVVGHLVLDVMENPRRSHVATFGIGVSADVQGHGVGSALMREMINLCDNWLRIERIELTVFSDNPSAVALYRKYGFVVEGTGNKFALRDGEFVDALYMARVK; this comes from the coding sequence ATGAGTGAGATAGTGATACGCCACGTTGAAGCCGCCGATGCCGAAGCTTTACGCCAGCTAAATGCCCATCCAGGGGTGTATCACAACACACTACAACTTCCTCATCCTTCGATGGAGATGTGGCAGGAACGGGTGATGAGAAAGCCAGGCAGACGCCAACTGGTGGCCTGCCTGGACGATAAGGTAGTCGGTCATCTGGTGCTGGATGTGATGGAAAACCCGCGCCGCAGCCATGTGGCAACCTTTGGCATCGGCGTTTCTGCCGACGTGCAGGGCCACGGTGTGGGCAGCGCGTTAATGCGGGAGATGATCAACCTGTGCGACAACTGGCTGCGCATCGAACGCATTGAGCTGACGGTATTTTCCGACAATCCGTCCGCCGTTGCCCTGTACCGCAAATACGGCTTTGTCGTGGAAGGCACCGGGAATAAGTTTGCCCTGCGCGACGGCGAATTTGTGGATGCGCTTTATATGGCGCGGGTGAAGTAG
- the ggt gene encoding gamma-glutamyltransferase → MKPTFIRWVAIAALTAGGTFCVAANPPAAPPVSYGVEEDVFHPVRAQKGMVASVDALATQVGVDILRQGGNAVDAAVAVGYALAVTHPQAGNLGGGGFMMLRTKEGVTTAIDFREMAPDQATRDMFLDEQGNADSKKSLTSHLATGTPGTVAGFSLALDKYGTLPLNKVVQPAIKLARDGFEVNDALADDLKTYGSEVIPNHENSKAIFWKDGEPLKKGDKLVQTNLAKSLEMIAENGPDAFYKGPIADQIAEEMSKNGGLITKADLAAYKAVERTPISGDYRGYQVYSMPPPSSGGIHIVQILNILENFDMHKFGFGSADTLQVMAEAEKYAYADRSEYLGDPDFVKVPWQALTNKAYAKSLADQIDINKAKPSSEIRPGKLAPYESNQTTHFSVVDKDGNAVAVTYTLNTTFGTGIVAGNSGILLNNEMDDFSAKPGVPNVYGLVGGDANAVGPKKRPLSSMSPTIVVKDGKTWLVTGSPGGSRIITTVLQMVVNSIDFGMNVAEATNAPRFHHQWLPDELRVEKGFSPDTLKLLEQRGQKVAVKEAMGSTQSIMVGPDGTLYGASDPRTPGDLTAGY, encoded by the coding sequence ATGAAACCAACGTTTATACGCTGGGTAGCGATTGCTGCCCTGACGGCAGGCGGTACGTTTTGCGTGGCGGCGAATCCTCCGGCGGCACCGCCGGTATCCTACGGCGTGGAGGAGGATGTGTTCCATCCCGTACGGGCGCAGAAGGGGATGGTTGCCTCGGTAGATGCTCTCGCCACCCAGGTCGGGGTGGATATCCTCAGGCAGGGCGGTAATGCGGTAGATGCGGCGGTGGCGGTGGGTTACGCGCTGGCGGTCACCCACCCGCAGGCTGGTAACCTCGGCGGCGGCGGTTTCATGATGCTGCGCACCAAAGAGGGCGTGACCACGGCCATCGACTTCCGTGAAATGGCCCCGGATCAGGCGACGCGCGACATGTTCCTCGACGAGCAGGGCAACGCCGACAGTAAAAAATCCCTCACCTCCCATCTGGCGACCGGTACGCCGGGCACCGTGGCGGGCTTCTCGCTGGCGCTGGATAAATACGGCACTCTGCCGCTGAACAAGGTGGTGCAGCCGGCCATCAAGCTGGCGCGCGACGGCTTTGAGGTCAACGACGCCCTGGCCGACGATCTGAAAACCTACGGCAGCGAAGTGATCCCCAACCATGAGAACAGCAAAGCGATCTTCTGGAAGGATGGCGAGCCGCTGAAGAAGGGCGACAAGCTGGTGCAGACCAACCTCGCCAAAAGCCTGGAGATGATCGCGGAGAACGGCCCGGATGCCTTCTATAAAGGTCCGATTGCCGACCAGATTGCCGAAGAGATGAGTAAAAATGGCGGGCTGATCACCAAAGCGGATCTGGCCGCCTACAAAGCGGTGGAGCGCACGCCAATCAGCGGCGACTATCGCGGGTATCAGGTCTACTCCATGCCGCCGCCGTCTTCCGGGGGCATCCATATCGTGCAGATCCTCAACATTCTTGAAAACTTCGATATGCACAAATTTGGCTTCGGCAGCGCGGATACGTTGCAGGTGATGGCCGAGGCAGAGAAGTATGCCTATGCCGACCGCTCGGAGTATCTGGGCGACCCGGACTTCGTCAAGGTGCCGTGGCAGGCGCTGACCAACAAAGCCTATGCCAAATCCCTGGCCGATCAGATCGATATCAACAAAGCCAAACCCTCGAGCGAGATCCGCCCCGGCAAGCTGGCGCCGTATGAGAGCAACCAGACCACCCACTTCTCGGTGGTGGATAAAGACGGAAACGCGGTGGCGGTGACCTATACGCTCAACACCACCTTCGGGACCGGGATCGTGGCGGGCAACAGCGGCATTCTGCTGAACAACGAGATGGATGACTTCTCGGCCAAGCCGGGCGTGCCGAACGTTTACGGGCTGGTGGGCGGGGATGCCAACGCCGTCGGGCCGAAGAAGCGTCCGCTGTCGTCGATGTCGCCGACCATCGTGGTGAAAGACGGTAAAACCTGGCTGGTGACCGGCAGCCCGGGCGGGAGCCGCATTATCACCACCGTCCTGCAGATGGTGGTCAACAGCATCGATTTCGGGATGAACGTGGCGGAAGCTACCAACGCGCCGCGCTTCCATCACCAGTGGCTGCCGGATGAGCTGCGGGTGGAGAAGGGCTTCAGCCCGGATACCCTGAAACTGCTGGAGCAGCGCGGGCAGAAAGTGGCGGTGAAAGAGGCGATGGGCAGCACCCAGAGCATTATGGTCGGGCCGGATGGCACGCTGTATGGGGCATCGGATCCGCGTACGCCAGGGGATTTAACGGCGGGGTATTGA
- a CDS encoding DUF2756 family protein codes for MKRLILVAALLPFAVFAQPINTLNNPNQPGYQNPSQQRMQNQMMIQQQRQTGMLNQQLQTQTRVQQQHLQTQMNNNTQRIQQSQPGAQVLPNTNGGMLSGGGVDASGVQQQHMLPQPQNGSMLNNP; via the coding sequence ATGAAACGACTCATTCTTGTTGCGGCGTTACTGCCGTTTGCCGTGTTCGCGCAGCCGATCAACACCCTGAATAACCCCAACCAGCCGGGCTATCAGAACCCCAGCCAGCAGCGAATGCAAAATCAGATGATGATCCAGCAGCAGCGGCAGACAGGGATGCTCAACCAGCAGCTGCAGACGCAGACCCGCGTCCAGCAGCAGCATCTGCAAACCCAGATGAATAACAACACCCAGCGGATTCAGCAGAGCCAGCCGGGGGCGCAGGTTCTGCCTAACACCAACGGCGGGATGCTCAGCGGCGGTGGGGTCGATGCCAGCGGCGTGCAGCAGCAACATATGCTGCCGCAGCCGCAGAATGGCTCGATGCTGAATAACCCTTAG
- the ugpQ gene encoding glycerophosphodiester phosphodiesterase, protein MSNWPYPRIVAHRGGGKLAPENTLAAIDTGARYGHTMIEFDAKLSKDGEIFLLHDDNLERTSNGWGVAGDLPWRDLLKVDAGSWFSGEFTGEPLPLLAEVADRCRQHGMMANIEIKPTTGTGPLTGKVIALAARELWAGMTPPLLSSFEMDALEAAQAAAPELPRGLLLDEWREDWRELTTRLGCVSIHLNHRLLNEGRVEALKAAGLHILVYTVNQPQRAAELLRWGVDCICTDAIALIGPDFQP, encoded by the coding sequence ATGAGTAACTGGCCTTATCCCCGCATCGTCGCCCACCGGGGCGGCGGTAAACTGGCCCCGGAAAACACGCTGGCGGCCATCGACACCGGCGCACGCTACGGTCACACCATGATCGAGTTCGACGCCAAGCTGTCGAAAGACGGGGAGATCTTCCTCCTGCATGATGACAACCTCGAGCGTACCAGCAACGGCTGGGGCGTGGCGGGGGATCTGCCGTGGCGCGACCTGCTGAAAGTGGATGCCGGAAGCTGGTTCAGCGGCGAATTCACAGGCGAGCCGCTGCCGCTGCTTGCGGAAGTGGCCGATCGCTGTCGCCAGCACGGGATGATGGCCAACATCGAAATTAAACCGACCACCGGCACGGGGCCGTTAACCGGCAAGGTGATTGCGTTAGCGGCCCGGGAGCTGTGGGCAGGCATGACGCCGCCGCTGCTGTCGTCGTTTGAAATGGATGCGCTGGAAGCGGCCCAGGCTGCGGCTCCGGAACTGCCGCGCGGGCTATTGCTGGACGAGTGGCGGGAAGACTGGCGCGAACTGACCACCCGGCTGGGCTGCGTGTCGATTCACCTGAACCATCGTCTGCTGAATGAAGGGCGGGTAGAGGCGCTGAAAGCCGCGGGATTACATATCCTGGTTTATACCGTCAACCAGCCCCAGCGTGCAGCCGAACTGCTGCGCTGGGGTGTGGATTGTATCTGTACCGATGCGATTGCCCTTATTGGCCCGGACTTTCAGCCCTAA
- a CDS encoding sn-glycerol-3-phosphate import ATP-binding protein UgpC, translating to MAGLKLQAVTKSWDGKTQVIQPLTLDVADGEFIVMVGPSGCGKSTLLRMVAGLERVTSGDIWIDRKRVTEMEPKDRGIAMVFQNYALYPHMSVEENMAWGLKIRGMGKGHIEERVKEAARILELDGLLKRRPRELSGGQRQRVAMGRAIVRDPAVFLFDEPLSNLDAKLRVQMRLELQQLHRRLKTTSLYVTHDQVEAMTLAQRVMVMNKGVAEQIGTPVEVYEKPASRFVASFIGSPAMNLLEGRISAAGTHFEMDSGMALPINWFYRGYAGRKMTLGIRPEHIALSSQAEGGVPLVMDTLEMLGADNLAHGRWGEQKLVVRMSHQERPKAGSTLWLHLPENHLHLFDGETGQRI from the coding sequence ATGGCAGGTTTAAAACTACAGGCAGTTACCAAAAGCTGGGACGGCAAAACCCAGGTCATTCAGCCCCTCACCCTCGACGTGGCGGACGGAGAATTTATCGTGATGGTCGGCCCGTCGGGCTGCGGCAAATCAACCCTGCTGCGGATGGTGGCTGGCCTTGAGCGCGTCACTTCGGGCGATATCTGGATCGACCGCAAGCGCGTCACCGAGATGGAGCCGAAAGACAGGGGCATCGCGATGGTGTTCCAGAACTACGCGCTTTATCCGCACATGAGCGTGGAGGAGAACATGGCCTGGGGGCTGAAAATCCGCGGCATGGGCAAGGGCCACATTGAGGAGCGCGTCAAAGAGGCGGCGCGCATTCTGGAGCTGGACGGCCTGCTGAAGCGCCGCCCGCGCGAGCTCTCCGGCGGCCAGCGTCAGCGCGTGGCGATGGGCCGCGCCATCGTGCGCGACCCGGCGGTATTCCTCTTCGACGAACCGCTCTCGAACCTCGACGCCAAGCTGCGCGTGCAGATGCGTCTTGAGCTGCAGCAGCTGCACCGCCGCCTGAAAACCACCTCCCTGTACGTCACCCACGATCAGGTCGAGGCGATGACCCTCGCCCAGCGGGTGATGGTGATGAACAAAGGTGTCGCCGAGCAGATTGGCACCCCGGTGGAGGTGTACGAAAAGCCTGCCAGCCGCTTTGTGGCGAGCTTTATCGGCAGCCCGGCGATGAACCTGCTGGAGGGGCGCATCAGCGCTGCGGGCACCCATTTTGAAATGGACAGCGGCATGGCGCTGCCCATCAACTGGTTCTATCGCGGCTATGCCGGACGCAAGATGACCCTGGGTATCCGCCCGGAACATATTGCGCTAAGCTCGCAGGCGGAAGGCGGCGTACCGCTGGTGATGGACACCCTGGAGATGCTGGGGGCCGATAACCTGGCGCACGGACGCTGGGGCGAGCAGAAGCTGGTGGTGCGCATGTCGCATCAGGAGCGCCCGAAAGCGGGCAGCACGCTGTGGCTGCACCTGCCGGAAAATCATCTGCACTTATTTGATGGTGAAACAGGACAACGCATATGA
- the ugpE gene encoding sn-glycerol-3-phosphate ABC transporter permease UgpE, which translates to MIENRRWLTIFSHTMLILGIVVILFPLYVAFVAATLDRNAIFETPMTLIPGGHLFENMATIWTQGVGVNSAPFWLMMLNSFIMALGITIGKITVSMLSAFAIVWFRFPLRNLFFWMIFITLMLPVEVRIFPTVEVIANLGMLDSYAGLTLPLMASATATFLFRQFFMTLPDELIEAARIDGASPMRFFRDIVLPLSRTNLAALFVITFIYGWNQYLWPLLIIQDVNLGTAVAGIKGMIATGEGTTLWNQVMAAMLLTLIPPVVIVLAMQRAFVRGLVDSEK; encoded by the coding sequence ATGATTGAGAACCGTCGCTGGCTGACGATTTTCAGCCACACCATGCTGATTCTGGGGATCGTCGTCATCCTGTTCCCGCTGTACGTGGCCTTTGTTGCCGCCACGCTGGATCGCAACGCCATATTCGAAACCCCGATGACGCTTATCCCCGGCGGCCATCTTTTCGAGAACATGGCAACCATCTGGACCCAGGGCGTCGGCGTTAACAGCGCCCCGTTCTGGCTGATGATGCTCAACAGCTTCATCATGGCGCTGGGCATTACGATCGGCAAAATCACGGTGTCGATGCTCTCGGCTTTCGCCATCGTCTGGTTCCGCTTTCCGCTGCGTAACCTGTTTTTCTGGATGATCTTTATCACCCTGATGCTGCCGGTTGAGGTGCGTATCTTCCCGACGGTGGAGGTGATCGCCAACCTCGGGATGCTGGACAGCTATGCGGGCTTAACCCTGCCGCTGATGGCCTCGGCCACCGCCACCTTCCTGTTCCGCCAGTTCTTTATGACCCTGCCGGACGAACTGATTGAGGCCGCGCGTATCGACGGCGCGTCACCGATGCGCTTCTTCCGCGACATCGTGCTGCCGCTGTCGAGAACCAACCTCGCGGCGCTGTTTGTGATCACCTTTATCTACGGCTGGAACCAGTACCTGTGGCCGCTGCTGATTATCCAGGACGTCAACCTCGGCACCGCCGTGGCGGGCATCAAAGGCATGATCGCCACCGGCGAAGGCACCACCCTCTGGAACCAGGTGATGGCGGCGATGCTGCTCACCCTTATCCCACCCGTAGTCATTGTTTTAGCCATGCAGCGTGCGTTTGTCCGCGGCCTGGTCGATAGCGAGAAATAA
- the ugpA gene encoding sn-glycerol-3-phosphate ABC transporter permease UgpA, which yields MSSSRPVFRSRWLPYLLVAPQLVITVIFFIWPAGEALWYSVQSVDPFGLSSQFVGLDNFAALWHDSYYIDAFWTTIKFSTLVTFSGLIASLFFAALVDYVVRGSRLYQTLMLLPYAVAPAVAAVLWIFLFNPGRGLITHFLGEFGYDWNHAQNSGQAMFLVVFASVWKQISYNFLFFFAALQSIPRSLVEAAAIDGAGPIRRFFKLALPLIAPVSFFLLVVNLVYAFFDTFPVIDAATAGGPVQATTTLIYKIYREGFAGLDLSASAAQSVVLMFLVIILTVVQFRYVESKVRYQ from the coding sequence ATGTCCTCATCCCGTCCGGTGTTTCGTTCCCGTTGGCTGCCGTACCTGCTGGTCGCGCCGCAACTGGTCATCACCGTTATCTTCTTTATCTGGCCTGCGGGCGAAGCGCTGTGGTACTCGGTGCAGAGCGTCGATCCGTTCGGGCTCTCCAGCCAGTTTGTTGGCCTGGATAATTTCGCTGCCCTGTGGCACGACAGCTACTACATCGACGCCTTCTGGACGACGATCAAGTTCAGCACCCTGGTTACCTTCAGCGGCCTGATCGCCTCGCTGTTTTTCGCCGCGCTGGTGGATTACGTGGTGCGCGGCAGCCGTCTCTATCAGACCCTGATGCTGCTGCCCTACGCCGTGGCGCCCGCCGTCGCCGCCGTGCTGTGGATCTTCCTCTTCAACCCCGGGCGCGGGCTGATCACCCATTTTCTCGGTGAATTCGGCTATGACTGGAACCACGCCCAGAACAGCGGCCAGGCGATGTTCCTGGTCGTGTTCGCCTCGGTATGGAAGCAGATCAGCTACAACTTCCTGTTCTTCTTTGCCGCGCTGCAGTCCATCCCGCGCTCGCTGGTGGAAGCCGCCGCGATTGACGGCGCAGGCCCGATCCGCCGCTTCTTTAAACTGGCGCTGCCGCTGATCGCCCCGGTGAGTTTCTTCCTGCTGGTGGTCAACCTGGTCTACGCCTTCTTCGACACCTTCCCGGTGATCGACGCCGCCACCGCAGGCGGCCCGGTGCAGGCGACCACCACGCTTATCTATAAGATCTACCGCGAAGGGTTTGCCGGTCTGGATCTCTCGGCCTCTGCCGCCCAGTCGGTGGTGCTGATGTTCCTTGTCATCATCCTCACGGTGGTGCAGTTCCGCTATGTCGAAAGTAAGGTGCGCTACCAATGA
- the ugpB gene encoding sn-glycerol-3-phosphate ABC transporter substrate-binding protein UgpB, protein MTSLRHTALGLAMGLAFATNAMAVTTIPFWHSMEGELGKEVDSLAQRFNDSHPDYKIVPVYKGNYEQSLSAGIAAFRTGNAPALLQVYEVGTATMMASKAIKPVYEVFKDAGINFDESQFVPTVSGYYTDSKSGHLLSQPFNSSTPVLYYNKDAFKKAGLDPEQPPKTWQDLAAYTAKLKAAGMKCGYASGWQGWIQIENFSAWHGKPVATENNGFNGTNAVLEFNKPEQVKHIALLEELNKKGDFSYFGRKDESTEKFYSGDCAITTASSGSLADIRHYAKFNYGVGMMPYDADSEGAPQNAIIGGASLWVMQGKDKETYKGVAEFLDFLAKPENAAEWHQKTGYLPITKAAYDLTREQGFYDKNPGADIATRQMLNKPPLPYTKGLRLGNMPQIRTIVDEELESVWTGKKTPQQALDAAVERGNQLLRRFEQSTKS, encoded by the coding sequence ATGACATCGTTACGACACACAGCTTTGGGTCTGGCAATGGGTCTGGCGTTTGCGACTAACGCAATGGCCGTCACCACTATTCCGTTCTGGCATTCCATGGAAGGGGAGTTGGGTAAAGAAGTTGACTCCCTGGCGCAACGTTTCAACGACAGCCACCCGGACTACAAGATTGTGCCGGTGTATAAAGGCAACTACGAGCAGAGCCTGAGCGCGGGCATTGCCGCATTCCGTACCGGCAACGCCCCTGCGCTGCTGCAGGTTTACGAAGTGGGCACCGCCACCATGATGGCCTCCAAAGCCATCAAGCCGGTCTATGAAGTGTTTAAAGATGCGGGCATCAACTTCGACGAATCCCAGTTCGTGCCGACCGTCTCCGGTTACTACACCGACTCAAAATCCGGCCATCTGCTCTCCCAGCCGTTTAACAGCTCCACCCCGGTGCTGTACTACAACAAAGACGCCTTCAAAAAAGCCGGTTTAGATCCGGAGCAGCCGCCGAAAACCTGGCAGGATCTGGCGGCGTACACCGCCAAACTGAAAGCGGCCGGCATGAAGTGTGGCTACGCGAGCGGCTGGCAGGGCTGGATCCAGATCGAGAACTTCAGCGCCTGGCACGGCAAGCCGGTGGCGACCGAAAACAACGGTTTCAACGGCACCAACGCGGTACTGGAATTCAACAAGCCGGAGCAGGTGAAGCACATCGCCCTGCTGGAAGAACTAAACAAGAAGGGCGATTTCAGCTACTTCGGGCGTAAAGACGAATCCACCGAGAAGTTCTACAGCGGCGACTGCGCCATCACCACCGCCTCATCCGGCTCGCTGGCGGATATTCGCCACTACGCCAAATTCAACTACGGCGTGGGGATGATGCCGTACGACGCTGATTCTGAAGGCGCGCCGCAGAACGCCATCATCGGCGGGGCAAGCCTGTGGGTGATGCAGGGCAAAGACAAGGAGACCTACAAAGGCGTAGCCGAGTTCCTCGACTTCCTGGCGAAACCAGAAAACGCGGCGGAATGGCACCAGAAGACCGGCTACCTGCCGATCACCAAAGCCGCCTATGACCTGACCCGCGAGCAGGGCTTCTACGACAAGAACCCAGGGGCGGATATCGCCACGCGCCAGATGCTGAACAAGCCGCCGTTGCCGTACACCAAAGGCCTGCGCCTGGGCAACATGCCGCAGATCCGTACCATCGTGGATGAAGAGCTGGAGAGCGTATGGACCGGTAAGAAAACCCCACAGCAGGCGCTGGATGCGGCTGTAGAGCGTGGTAACCAGCTGCTGCGCCGCTTTGAGCAGTCGACTAAATCGTAA
- the livF gene encoding high-affinity branched-chain amino acid ABC transporter ATP-binding protein LivF: MEKAMLSFDKVNAHYGKIQALHDVSLHINQGEIVTLIGANGAGKTTLLGTLCGDPRATSGRIVFDGKDITDWQTARIMREAVAIVPEGRRVFSRMTVEENLAMGGFFAEREQFQTRIKRVYDLFPRLFERRIQRAGTMSGGEQQMLAIGRALMSQPRLLLLDEPSLGLAPIIIQQIFDTIEQLRSEGMTIFLVEQNANQALKLADRGYVLENGRVVLEDTGDALLANEAVRSAYLGG, encoded by the coding sequence ATGGAAAAAGCGATGTTATCTTTTGACAAGGTTAATGCCCACTACGGCAAGATCCAGGCGCTGCACGACGTCAGCCTGCACATCAACCAGGGGGAGATCGTCACCCTGATTGGGGCCAACGGCGCGGGGAAAACCACCCTGCTCGGCACCCTGTGCGGCGATCCGCGCGCCACCAGCGGGCGTATCGTTTTTGATGGTAAAGACATCACCGACTGGCAGACCGCCAGAATCATGCGTGAAGCAGTGGCGATTGTCCCGGAAGGGCGTCGCGTCTTCTCCCGCATGACGGTGGAAGAGAACCTGGCGATGGGCGGTTTCTTTGCCGAGCGCGAGCAGTTCCAGACCCGCATCAAGCGCGTGTATGACCTGTTCCCGCGTCTGTTTGAGCGTCGTATTCAGCGAGCGGGCACCATGTCCGGCGGTGAACAGCAGATGCTGGCCATTGGCCGTGCGCTGATGAGCCAGCCGCGCCTGCTGCTGCTCGACGAACCGTCCCTCGGGCTGGCGCCAATCATCATTCAGCAGATCTTCGACACCATCGAGCAGTTGCGTAGCGAAGGGATGACCATCTTCCTCGTGGAGCAGAACGCCAACCAGGCGCTGAAGCTCGCGGATCGCGGCTACGTGCTGGAGAACGGTCGCGTGGTGCTGGAAGACACCGGCGACGCGCTGCTGGCGAACGAAGCGGTGCGGAGTGCGTACCTGGGCGGGTAG